The following is a genomic window from Bacteroidales bacterium.
ATGGAATGGCTGTGAAAGGAAGCGTTGAACTTTTCTGGCTCTATGTACCACCATTTTATCTTCTTCCGAAAGCTCTTCCATACCCAGAATGGCAATAATATCCTGTAATTCACGATTTCGTTGCAAAATCTCTTTTACTTGCTGGGCTACATTATAATGCTTTTCACCTACAATTTCCGGTGTTAATATTCTGGAAGTAGAATCAAGTGGATCGACGGAAGGATAAATCCCAAGCTCGGCAATCCTTCTGCTTAAAACCGTAGTCGCATCCAGGTGGCTAAAAGTTGTGGCAGGAGCGGGGTCGGTAAGGTCGTCGGCAGGGACATACACTGCCTGAACAGAGGTTATGGACCCGTTACGGGTGGAAGTAATCCGCTCCTGCATTTCACCCATTTCAGTGGCCAATGTAGGCTGATATCCAACAGCCGAAGGCATTCTTCCAAGAAGTGCCGACACTTCAGCCCCTGCTTGGGTAAACCGGAATACATTATCAACAAAAAACAATATATCACTTCCTTCTCCACCTTCCCGTGTCCCCTGATCGCGAAATGATTCGGCAAGTGTAAGACCGGATAAAGCAACAGTAAGCCGGGCTCCGGGAGGCTCATTCATCTGCCCGAAGACTAAGCTGGCCTGAGAATTCTGAAGCTCTTCGAGATTTACTTTGGAAAGATCCCAGCCTCCGGCTTCCACGCTTTTCTGAAATGCTTCGCCGTACTTGATCACTCCCGACTCAATCATTTCCCTCACCAAATCATTCCCTTCACGGGTTCTTTCTCCAACGCCCGAAAAAACAGTTAAGCCGGAATAGGCTTTGGCAATGTTGTCGATCATTTCCATGATCAGAACGGTTTTACCTACACCTGCCCCTCCAAACAAACCGATCTTTCCTCCTTTTGGATAGGGTTCTATCAGATCAATCACTTTAATTCCTGTATGCAATACCTCAGTTTCAGTGGAAAGTTCCGT
Proteins encoded in this region:
- a CDS encoding F0F1 ATP synthase subunit beta; this translates as MAENFGEIIQVIGPVVDVSFEKSGGELPDIFEALEIHKTDGSRLVLETQQHLGEYTVRTIALDATDGVRRGTEVKATGSTIRMPVGNQVRGRVLNVIGEPIDGMEPLNKEGGYPVHQGSPEYTELSTETEVLHTGIKVIDLIEPYPKGGKIGLFGGAGVGKTVLIMEMIDNIAKAYSGLTVFSGVGERTREGNDLVREMIESGVIKYGEAFQKSVEAGGWDLSKVNLEELQNSQASLVFGQMNEPPGARLTVALSGLTLAESFRDQGTREGGEGSDILFFVDNVFRFTQAGAEVSALLGRMPSAVGYQPTLATEMGEMQERITSTRNGSITSVQAVYVPADDLTDPAPATTFSHLDATTVLSRRIAELGIYPSVDPLDSTSRILTPEIVGEKHYNVAQQVKEILQRNRELQDIIAILGMEELSEEDKMVVHRARKVQRFLSQPFHVAEQFTGKPGVLVKIEDTIRGFEMILNGEVDKYPESAFSMLGTIDEAIEKGEKMLAGREE